The DNA window AAACAACTCTTAAATAACTCTGTCTAGAGGAGAGTATTCTCGCGAAACCAAGCATCATCAAGGGTCGGCAAGTGGTATAAGAAAAAAAGCAATTCACACAGACTCCGCGAGAAGCACTTCACCAAAGCCAGTCATTAAGCAAGCAAGAAACGAAAACGACTAACCATGAACACTAATTCGCTGCAAAATTTTTTCGCTCGCTGTTTGGGTAGTTGGGTAACAGAACGAACGTACCACTACTTGAGTAAAAATCCCCAAGAGGTAGAGCGATCGCGCACGGAATTTAATGTCAATCCCTTGACATCCGCTCTCATGGCAAAAGTCCTCAGCGATAATGAATATCAAGAAACCTCTCCGAGAGAAAAAATGACTGGATTTCAACTTGATTTCTACACCATTTCCGAAAAAGGTGAAGAAGTCTCCCAGCAACTAAATGCACTCTTCATACCTCAAAAAGAAGACAACTCGCAGTTAGAAGGAGATTACTTACGAGACAGAGCTTATGAAGAAGAAAGACCGATCGTATCTCATTTTTGTTTCTCCCGCGATCGCCAGGAATTGTTAATGACAACAAACTATACCCGTATTGTTGCCGTAGATTCAATTACACTGGTTAATCCCAACCTGAGAATCAGAAAAATTCTCACTTATCAACGTCCTCCCGAAGGACAACCATTAGAAAAAGTCGTGCTAGTCGGTTTTGGTGTTGAGGAGAGAGTTAACTAAGCGAATTGATAGCAAAGAATCTTTACCAAATGCTTCAGCTTAGTGCTAGCAAGACTATTAACAAAATATACTTGAACGCAAGTACATCGGAGAAAGAAATTCATGGCAAAAAAAAGGCGCCGAACTTCCACTAAATATTCAGAACGTAAATCAAATCTGGGAATTTCCCTAACTCCTACGGGAATAGACTTACTGGCAAAAATGGCGAAAAAAACAGGGTTATCCAAATCCGAACTCGTCGAAAGGATTGCTAGAGGTAACGTAGCGATCGCTTGTTCGGATGCTGATTTGACTATTACGCTCGAAACTGAATCCAGCTCTACTACTTCTGAAAAATCAACTCAGGAACTGGAAAAAGCTCAATCTGTAGTAGATGTTACCACTGGCTCTCGCCAACCAGAAATTCGGTCCAAATCTAACCAAACTGACTCGCTCTCTCAACAAGACGATAACAGTCTCCAACAAAAATCCGCACAACAAGCAAAACTAATTGCTCAGTTAGAACAAAAACTCAAAGATAATCAAACTCTAGGTGAAAAACAGGCTGCTCAAATCAACGATTTACAAAAGAAATTAAAAGATGGGGAATCGCAAACAAAAAGTCAAGATAAAACTAATCAAGCTTTACAAAAACAAGTTGCACAACAAAAAGCACAAATTAGCGAATTAGAGCGAAAACTGCAAAAACAAGAAACTGAAGCGACTGAACAAATTACTTTTTTACAAAAAGAACTAAACCAGCAGCAAACTCAGACAGACGAGCAAATTCAAAGTTACCAATCTCTAGAGCAGCGATCGCAAGAACAACAAAAACAGATTACCCAACTACAACAACAGCTTAAACAAAAACAATCAGAGTCAAACTCTCACATTAGTGAGTTAGAGCAACAACTTAAGGAAAATCAAGCTCAAGCTACACAACAAAAACAGAGTTATCAAGCTCTCC is part of the Oscillatoria salina IIICB1 genome and encodes:
- a CDS encoding phycobiliprotein lyase, producing MNTNSLQNFFARCLGSWVTERTYHYLSKNPQEVERSRTEFNVNPLTSALMAKVLSDNEYQETSPREKMTGFQLDFYTISEKGEEVSQQLNALFIPQKEDNSQLEGDYLRDRAYEEERPIVSHFCFSRDRQELLMTTNYTRIVAVDSITLVNPNLRIRKILTYQRPPEGQPLEKVVLVGFGVEERVN
- a CDS encoding coiled-coil domain-containing protein, producing the protein MAKKRRRTSTKYSERKSNLGISLTPTGIDLLAKMAKKTGLSKSELVERIARGNVAIACSDADLTITLETESSSTTSEKSTQELEKAQSVVDVTTGSRQPEIRSKSNQTDSLSQQDDNSLQQKSAQQAKLIAQLEQKLKDNQTLGEKQAAQINDLQKKLKDGESQTKSQDKTNQALQKQVAQQKAQISELERKLQKQETEATEQITFLQKELNQQQTQTDEQIQSYQSLEQRSQEQQKQITQLQQQLKQKQSESNSHISELEQQLKENQAQATQQKQSYQALQQQLEEKQTRISELEQQLQENQALQQQLEEKQTRISELEQQLNEQQAQVAQQNQSYQALQQQLEEKQTRISELEQQLQENQTQTASEIEKLQQQLNEQQTQVNQKNASYQSLQKQSAQQQAQIESLEKQLHQQQSQVNQQLEQLQQSLERKQAQIASQAEKYAALEKNCLEQKSAIAQLEKQKSELQRSATLGEVQLNKWRNRTFSR